From Verrucomicrobiia bacterium, the proteins below share one genomic window:
- a CDS encoding polysaccharide biosynthesis/export family protein produces MNSRTNGGGVFSRYRLCVLLGVLIVMSLVAGAAFAADASTAQGPQSGEIGTNEPGHVILAGAMDGLDEKQRLAVGDRVSFRVLQDQEDAKLLTVTDAGELDVPELGLVMAVGKTCGEVAREIKSKLEKTTYYKATVIIGIDQLNKTLSGRKVYVVGQVKVTGPQEIPAGETWTVSKAILKAGGFTDFADKKRVRVVRAGAHGKPGKTIYVNVTEIWEKGRTDLDVPVVSEDLIYVPARAVNFY; encoded by the coding sequence GTGAATTCGAGAACGAACGGTGGAGGAGTGTTTTCGAGATATCGGCTGTGCGTTTTATTGGGAGTGCTGATAGTCATGAGCCTGGTGGCTGGGGCGGCATTTGCGGCGGACGCATCCACCGCGCAGGGTCCGCAGTCAGGGGAGATTGGAACCAATGAGCCGGGGCACGTGATTTTGGCCGGGGCGATGGACGGGTTGGATGAGAAACAGAGGCTGGCGGTGGGGGATCGGGTCAGTTTCCGCGTATTGCAGGACCAGGAGGACGCGAAGCTGCTGACGGTTACGGATGCGGGAGAGTTGGACGTGCCGGAGTTGGGGCTGGTGATGGCGGTGGGAAAGACCTGTGGAGAGGTGGCACGGGAGATAAAGTCCAAGCTCGAGAAAACCACTTACTACAAAGCGACGGTCATCATTGGGATCGATCAGCTCAACAAGACGCTCAGCGGACGCAAGGTCTATGTGGTCGGACAGGTGAAAGTAACGGGGCCACAGGAGATTCCCGCAGGCGAAACCTGGACGGTGAGCAAGGCAATTCTCAAAGCGGGGGGGTTCACGGACTTTGCGGATAAAAAGCGAGTGCGCGTAGTTCGGGCGGGGGCGCATGGGAAGCCAGGGAAAACCATTTATGTGAACGTGACGGAGATTTGGGAGAAGGGAAGGACAGACTTGGATGTGCCGGTTGTATCGGAGGATTTGATTTATGTGCCTGCACGGGCGGTTAATTTTTACTGA